From Chlamydiifrater volucris, one genomic window encodes:
- the pheT gene encoding phenylalanine--tRNA ligase subunit beta — protein MLIPLQALQRYFSSPISLKEILRACDAIGIEVTISENREKSFSDVVAVKILDVQPHPNAEKLRVAMIYDGENTIQVVCGAPNCREGIVTAFARVGAVLVSPEGEPYKIKKSKIRGVESFGMCCSTAELGITDDSSDGILELPNSTLLGEDLSTILGDVCLELSLTPNLGHCASLLGVAREMAFASGKKLAIPQEWNFSPFPTLLCPSFERVDEEACPLFAYAEITGVTNMPSPKGLQETLIKLGQKPINAIVDITNYVMLGLGQPLHAYDQRFVDADSLSVSRLDTTHNVTTLQNEEISLPESTLVVRDNEKILAVAGVIGCKSSSVQESTDSIVLEAAYFSPKAVGATIASTGLQTEASYRFSRGIDPKNVLPSLYAAIHLILDIFPQAKVRHVYVLENAPYEARFVHLRASQANRLLGINLDQKECSSKLESLGFQVVKKEEDKLVIEVPSYRHDISNEADLVEELFRSIGFEAIAPSQKTITSSRVRGAYPPSYSLARQLVQSLTGFGLLEFYTEDLLDPSFTHLCPEAISNVHLSGSKSTLLLRPSLFPGLLSCAARAFNRRHPFFRGFEIGKIYNKIDERYQEREVLGLVLGGEASPNSWIPSSKELSFFSMKGLVEKLLADLGINGLLDVEPSDSPLFHPFQQGVLKLRKNELGILGTVHPKHLRNLSISQPVFFAEIVLDKLLKLSPKEPALYKPVLPFPSSFRDITLTVPDRILASTLVKKLLSLNSKWLESVTVVSIYRDSKDIDSNVRNISLRLTFRGNTKTLSNQEVDEEYNLLVTSLYQQLERE, from the coding sequence ATGCTCATCCCTCTACAGGCATTACAACGCTACTTTAGCTCCCCTATCTCTCTGAAAGAAATCCTCCGTGCCTGCGATGCCATCGGCATAGAGGTCACCATATCAGAAAATCGTGAAAAATCCTTCTCTGATGTTGTTGCTGTCAAAATTTTAGACGTTCAGCCGCACCCTAACGCGGAAAAACTACGAGTAGCGATGATCTATGACGGGGAGAATACTATTCAGGTCGTATGTGGCGCTCCTAACTGCCGGGAAGGAATTGTCACTGCCTTTGCAAGGGTAGGCGCTGTCTTAGTTTCGCCTGAGGGAGAACCTTATAAAATAAAAAAATCCAAAATCCGCGGTGTAGAGTCCTTCGGCATGTGCTGTTCTACTGCAGAATTGGGCATCACTGACGATAGTTCTGATGGAATCTTAGAACTACCTAACAGCACTTTGCTCGGAGAAGACCTCTCCACAATATTAGGGGATGTCTGTCTTGAACTGTCCCTTACTCCAAACCTAGGGCACTGCGCCTCTCTTTTGGGGGTGGCTAGAGAAATGGCCTTTGCCTCTGGAAAGAAGTTAGCAATCCCTCAAGAATGGAATTTTTCTCCTTTCCCAACCTTGCTCTGCCCCTCTTTTGAACGTGTGGATGAGGAGGCTTGTCCGCTCTTTGCTTACGCGGAAATTACGGGTGTTACTAACATGCCCTCCCCTAAGGGACTTCAAGAAACTTTAATTAAGTTAGGACAAAAACCTATCAATGCAATCGTAGACATCACTAACTACGTTATGCTCGGGTTGGGACAACCTCTACATGCTTACGATCAAAGATTCGTCGACGCAGATTCCTTGTCTGTCTCAAGATTAGATACTACACACAACGTGACAACGTTGCAAAACGAAGAAATATCTCTACCCGAATCTACCCTTGTTGTCAGAGACAATGAAAAAATTCTCGCTGTCGCTGGGGTCATCGGTTGTAAATCTTCCTCCGTACAGGAGTCTACAGACTCCATCGTCCTCGAGGCGGCCTATTTTTCCCCGAAGGCAGTTGGTGCAACCATAGCTTCAACAGGGTTACAAACAGAGGCTAGTTACAGATTCTCAAGAGGAATCGACCCAAAGAATGTGTTGCCATCTCTCTACGCAGCAATCCATCTTATCCTGGACATCTTTCCCCAAGCTAAAGTGCGACATGTCTATGTGTTGGAAAATGCCCCTTACGAAGCTAGGTTTGTACATCTAAGAGCTTCTCAGGCCAACCGCCTGTTAGGAATCAATCTTGACCAAAAAGAATGTTCTTCAAAGCTAGAAAGCTTAGGGTTTCAAGTTGTTAAAAAAGAAGAAGATAAACTTGTTATCGAAGTCCCTTCTTACCGTCATGACATCTCAAACGAAGCGGATTTAGTGGAAGAACTTTTTCGTTCTATAGGTTTTGAAGCTATTGCCCCCTCGCAAAAGACTATCACTTCCTCAAGGGTACGCGGGGCTTATCCCCCTAGTTATTCTTTAGCCCGTCAACTTGTGCAATCTCTGACAGGATTCGGGTTACTGGAATTTTACACGGAGGATCTTTTGGATCCTTCTTTCACTCATCTTTGTCCAGAAGCAATATCAAATGTTCACCTGTCAGGCTCAAAAAGTACATTACTACTGAGACCTTCGTTGTTTCCCGGATTACTATCGTGTGCGGCTAGAGCATTCAATCGTCGCCATCCCTTCTTTAGAGGATTCGAAATTGGAAAAATTTATAACAAAATCGACGAACGTTACCAGGAACGAGAAGTTTTAGGTCTAGTTCTAGGCGGAGAAGCCTCTCCTAACTCTTGGATACCCTCCAGCAAAGAACTATCTTTTTTCTCTATGAAGGGGTTAGTAGAAAAACTACTAGCAGATCTTGGCATCAACGGATTGTTGGATGTGGAGCCGTCTGATTCCCCTCTTTTCCATCCTTTTCAACAAGGAGTTCTAAAACTAAGAAAGAATGAATTGGGAATCCTCGGTACGGTCCATCCTAAACACTTAAGAAACCTGAGCATTTCTCAACCTGTGTTTTTTGCCGAGATTGTTTTAGATAAACTTTTGAAATTATCGCCCAAAGAACCCGCGCTTTACAAGCCCGTTCTTCCTTTCCCTTCGTCATTCAGAGACATCACCCTTACAGTTCCTGATAGGATTCTGGCGTCTACTTTGGTAAAAAAACTTTTATCTCTGAACTCTAAATGGCTTGAAAGTGTCACCGTTGTCAGTATATATCGTGATAGTAAGGATATTGATAGCAATGTCAGAAATATTTCCTTGCGATTAACTTTCCGAGGAAATACAAAAACCTTGTCTAATCAAGAAGTTGATGAAGAGTATAATTTACTCGTTACCTCGTTATACCAACAACTTGAGAGAGAATAA
- a CDS encoding toxin-antitoxin system YwqK family antitoxin translates to MRLLLVLLLGLSFSSPSALGASKDSLIMKETYRNNYGIIVSKQEWVRRGRDGTVTKVLKDGSVIHEVYSSGAYHGEVTVTFPHSETVAQIKTYDMGRLLSIKTFFVNGLPAREEVFKEDGSHVTSLWSEGNEADTITTPYFIETVSGGKIVEGFYSSKNGKYTSSISQGTGIRSSFSNDNALLTEEVFRDGELIKCITFYSNRDPESIVHYVNGCPHGLRLTYLIGGIPNTIEEWRYGYQDGMTTVFKNGCKVAEISYVKGCKEGLELRYNESEAIAEEVSWKNNNLHGVRKIYAGDVSKKEWYHHGKVVTKAKFERLNNLAG, encoded by the coding sequence ATGCGTTTATTACTCGTTTTGTTACTTGGCTTGTCCTTCTCATCCCCATCTGCCCTTGGAGCGTCTAAAGATTCTTTGATTATGAAAGAAACATACCGTAACAACTACGGGATCATTGTTTCAAAACAAGAATGGGTAAGAAGAGGTAGGGATGGGACTGTTACAAAAGTATTAAAAGATGGTTCCGTTATTCATGAAGTATACTCCTCTGGGGCGTATCATGGGGAAGTGACTGTCACTTTCCCCCATAGTGAAACTGTAGCCCAAATAAAAACCTATGACATGGGCAGACTCCTATCTATAAAAACCTTTTTTGTAAACGGGCTGCCTGCTCGAGAGGAAGTTTTTAAAGAAGATGGATCCCACGTAACTTCCTTGTGGTCTGAAGGCAATGAAGCCGACACTATTACGACACCTTATTTTATCGAAACAGTCTCCGGAGGAAAAATTGTGGAAGGATTTTATTCCTCAAAGAATGGCAAATATACCTCTTCTATTTCTCAAGGAACTGGAATACGCTCTTCTTTTTCCAATGACAATGCCTTACTAACAGAAGAAGTTTTTAGAGACGGAGAATTAATAAAGTGTATTACTTTTTATTCTAACAGAGATCCTGAATCTATCGTACACTATGTCAATGGCTGCCCACATGGATTACGCCTAACCTACTTGATAGGTGGCATTCCGAATACGATTGAAGAATGGCGCTATGGATATCAAGACGGCATGACGACAGTGTTCAAGAATGGGTGCAAAGTTGCTGAAATTTCTTATGTCAAAGGATGTAAAGAAGGACTGGAACTCCGTTACAACGAAAGTGAAGCTATAGCAGAAGAGGTTTCTTGGAAAAATAATAATTTGCACGGAGTAAGGAAAATATACGCCGGGGATGTTTCCAAAAAGGAATGGTATCATCATGGCAAAGTTGTAACGAAAGCTAAATTTGAAAGGTTGAACAACCTCGCAGGATAA
- a CDS encoding MGMT family protein encodes MFSSPSELELVSKQTKKTLFQACSQGLVLSAHPPLRVMVRFDSHTPMRSFLTRSPVFACLFLGSSAHQPMVQTVDWLINYSCKKSQELPKCFEKIPLSLPQKTVFKLIANIPFGDSLPSREIASNVGISVDEVDVICNTNPLPLFIPCHRVHRQSYPEPIKNFYSNLQTFEKTGNLVNP; translated from the coding sequence ATGTTTTCTTCTCCTTCGGAATTAGAACTTGTTTCGAAGCAAACCAAAAAGACGTTATTCCAAGCGTGCTCTCAAGGTTTGGTGCTGTCTGCTCACCCTCCTCTCCGAGTAATGGTTCGTTTTGATAGTCATACTCCCATGCGGAGTTTTCTCACAAGATCTCCAGTGTTTGCTTGCCTTTTCTTGGGGAGCTCGGCCCACCAGCCCATGGTTCAAACTGTCGACTGGCTGATCAATTACTCCTGTAAAAAATCTCAGGAACTGCCAAAGTGTTTTGAAAAAATTCCTTTATCTCTCCCACAGAAAACTGTTTTCAAGTTAATTGCTAACATCCCTTTTGGTGACAGTCTTCCGTCTAGGGAGATAGCTTCGAATGTTGGCATAAGCGTCGACGAAGTGGATGTTATCTGTAACACTAATCCTCTTCCCTTGTTTATCCCCTGCCACCGAGTCCACAGGCAATCCTATCCAGAACCTATTAAGAATTTTTACAGCAATCTGCAAACTTTCGAAAAAACAGGCAACTTAGTTAATCCCTGA
- a CDS encoding ABC transporter permease has product MGKLNKTTSVDSPLKSFVRAYKKNFLASLAFKLFLIISIVGIYAPLFASGKPVLVYWNGEYYWPLFRYLLFKGYYTKSIDIFFNVLMLSLPFFILSWKLLRGKIRGTALAILTILHLALFFVVDAGYVKDPSGDEQLRLLRSTGLYASKEVESHDALVILPKELRTWDYEKSFMSTYEKLGLLIRSLYRIRQDAALQKHCVAFEGRTGKKMLPTLRQMELYNEKTCLERLNGRLEKLKPSYEVACVEWDVAVNEYRPYLMELSKAQHDMNLAFYRHEGDFHHLQSQYQKVSDLSSQTQKKLVSIRKVLEDYGKLQGSVDFIKSKRLWIEKESSQLRILINPLLTVFHWEEDSGGSRDMNKIVSWWQLSRINQKDLLASLIFGVRVALTVGGVGVLLALCIGVPLGLISGYFGGRIDMLLSRFTEIWETMPVLFILLLIVSVVGVKSLFLDTIILGLFGWSGISRYVRMETLKQRELPYVLCAKSMGCSHLHIMFSQILPNAIFPVISLLPFSMMAMISCEAGLTFLGLGEETSASWGALMREGVTAFPAESRILWPPAIMLTLLLVIIALIGDGVRDALDPRLRD; this is encoded by the coding sequence ATGGGCAAGTTGAACAAAACGACAAGTGTAGATTCTCCACTAAAATCTTTTGTAAGAGCGTATAAGAAAAATTTCTTGGCTTCTCTAGCTTTTAAATTATTTCTGATCATTTCTATTGTAGGCATTTACGCCCCACTTTTTGCTTCAGGTAAGCCTGTTCTTGTTTACTGGAATGGCGAGTATTATTGGCCACTCTTTCGATACTTGTTGTTTAAAGGTTATTACACAAAATCCATAGATATTTTCTTCAATGTACTGATGCTTTCACTGCCTTTTTTTATTCTCTCTTGGAAACTACTACGAGGGAAAATTCGAGGAACAGCGTTAGCTATATTGACAATACTTCATTTGGCTCTGTTTTTTGTCGTGGATGCTGGGTATGTCAAAGATCCTTCTGGGGATGAGCAGTTGAGGTTATTACGATCAACAGGGTTATATGCATCTAAGGAGGTAGAGAGTCATGATGCTTTAGTTATCCTTCCTAAGGAGCTCCGTACCTGGGATTACGAAAAAAGTTTCATGAGCACATACGAAAAGCTAGGTTTGCTGATTCGCTCGTTGTACCGCATCAGACAAGATGCTGCTTTACAAAAGCATTGTGTAGCTTTTGAGGGTAGGACGGGAAAGAAGATGTTGCCGACATTGAGACAAATGGAACTGTATAACGAAAAAACTTGTTTAGAACGTCTGAATGGTAGATTAGAAAAATTGAAGCCGTCTTACGAAGTCGCTTGTGTTGAGTGGGATGTTGCTGTTAACGAGTATCGTCCCTATTTAATGGAGTTGTCAAAAGCCCAACATGACATGAACTTGGCTTTCTATAGGCATGAAGGAGACTTCCACCACCTGCAGTCTCAGTATCAAAAAGTCTCTGATCTTTCTTCTCAGACACAAAAAAAATTAGTCTCCATAAGAAAAGTGCTTGAAGATTATGGTAAACTTCAGGGGTCTGTAGATTTTATTAAGAGTAAACGACTTTGGATTGAAAAAGAGTCTAGCCAGCTAAGAATTTTAATCAATCCCCTCCTAACGGTTTTCCATTGGGAAGAGGATTCAGGCGGATCTAGGGACATGAATAAAATTGTCTCTTGGTGGCAGTTATCACGTATTAATCAAAAAGATCTGTTAGCCTCGTTAATTTTTGGTGTTCGTGTAGCGCTTACCGTAGGAGGAGTAGGAGTTTTATTAGCTCTGTGTATAGGTGTTCCCTTAGGGCTCATTTCGGGGTATTTTGGTGGCAGAATAGACATGCTTTTGTCTCGTTTTACTGAAATATGGGAAACTATGCCTGTATTGTTCATCTTGCTTCTTATCGTGTCTGTTGTAGGGGTGAAGTCCCTATTTCTTGATACAATCATTTTGGGGCTGTTTGGTTGGTCGGGGATTAGTCGATACGTTCGAATGGAGACTCTGAAGCAACGAGAACTTCCCTACGTGTTGTGCGCTAAAAGTATGGGATGTAGCCATCTCCATATTATGTTTAGTCAAATTTTACCAAATGCAATTTTCCCTGTAATTTCTCTTCTTCCATTTTCTATGATGGCAATGATCAGCTGCGAAGCAGGGTTAACTTTTCTAGGACTAGGTGAGGAAACTTCTGCGTCTTGGGGAGCTCTTATGAGAGAAGGAGTAACAGCTTTCCCTGCAGAGAGTCGTATTTTGTGGCCTCCAGCTATAATGTTAACACTGCTGCTTGTCATTATAGCTCTTATTGGAGACGGTGTGCGGGATGCTTTAGATCCAAGACTCAGGGATTAA
- a CDS encoding ABC transporter permease, whose protein sequence is MFRYILKRLLFFPITLFSIILVNFVILNLAPGDVLEDKAIDGSGEAGKSEKIRVCKGPDRYLQFREHYGLTLPILFNARPSISLKQVQAGIHSIIDAVEASKGGPEKKHKGDSLSKLRVFWGDRAKFIMPILLFEASNSSASLLYRNIAADLFIRGGLRQGITGPGLSPEQKARNKEIAESNTKLVSLLSKGQDTLEDLEFKVSDLKQWFTDQGGIEAFSYNSKQKWKVFFFETRFSGYLSRVLKLDFGTMRNDPNRTVLAEVFSRIQCSIVLSVMPLIVVFVLCQIFGMIMAINRNRWIDHVLNVVFLVLFSVPVFVAVPWIIDKFVINKNIPFTNIPMPYSGLKSSPDVFSGLTSLGKVLDVVTHCFLPFLAVSYWALAAQSRLSRSVFLEILNQDYIRSAYARGISNVEIYVKHVGRNAAASLVTSLASSLGSILGGALVVETLFNIDGFGKFFYQAILNRDHNVVLFSVLAGSTLSLLGYLIGDIAYAFLDPRVQFDKARR, encoded by the coding sequence GTGTTTAGGTATATCTTAAAACGACTTCTTTTTTTCCCTATCACATTGTTTTCAATTATCCTGGTTAACTTTGTGATTTTAAATTTAGCTCCGGGGGATGTCCTAGAGGATAAGGCTATTGATGGATCTGGAGAAGCGGGCAAATCTGAAAAGATTCGTGTGTGTAAAGGGCCTGATAGGTATTTGCAGTTTCGTGAGCACTATGGCTTAACTTTACCCATACTTTTTAATGCGCGGCCCTCTATTTCTTTGAAACAGGTACAAGCGGGCATCCACTCCATAATTGATGCTGTCGAAGCTAGCAAAGGTGGTCCAGAGAAAAAGCATAAAGGGGATTCGTTGTCAAAATTGAGGGTGTTCTGGGGGGATAGGGCCAAATTCATTATGCCCATACTGCTTTTTGAAGCTTCCAATAGTTCTGCAAGTCTTTTGTATCGAAATATTGCTGCAGATTTATTCATTCGAGGAGGGCTGCGTCAAGGAATAACAGGTCCGGGATTATCTCCAGAACAAAAAGCTCGTAACAAGGAGATAGCAGAGTCTAACACAAAACTAGTTTCCTTACTCAGTAAAGGGCAAGATACTCTTGAAGATTTGGAATTTAAAGTGTCAGACTTGAAACAGTGGTTCACTGACCAGGGAGGCATAGAGGCTTTTTCTTACAATTCTAAACAAAAATGGAAGGTGTTTTTTTTCGAAACTCGATTTTCTGGGTATTTATCTCGAGTTTTGAAATTAGATTTTGGCACGATGAGAAATGATCCCAATCGTACAGTCCTCGCAGAGGTTTTTTCTCGGATACAATGTTCAATAGTTCTTTCTGTAATGCCTCTGATCGTGGTTTTCGTGCTTTGCCAGATATTTGGTATGATCATGGCGATCAATAGAAATCGTTGGATAGATCACGTTCTCAACGTCGTGTTTTTGGTTTTATTTTCTGTACCTGTTTTTGTTGCTGTTCCTTGGATCATAGATAAATTTGTTATCAATAAGAATATTCCTTTCACGAATATTCCTATGCCATATAGCGGTCTCAAGTCTTCTCCGGATGTTTTTTCTGGACTAACTTCTTTGGGGAAAGTTTTGGATGTAGTTACGCATTGTTTTTTGCCGTTTCTAGCTGTTAGCTATTGGGCTTTGGCTGCTCAGTCCCGTTTAAGTCGCTCTGTATTCCTGGAGATTTTGAATCAAGATTACATTCGGTCCGCATACGCTAGAGGAATTTCCAATGTAGAAATTTATGTTAAGCATGTTGGCCGTAACGCAGCAGCTTCGTTAGTGACATCTTTGGCTTCTTCCCTGGGCTCTATTTTAGGAGGCGCTCTCGTTGTCGAAACGCTCTTCAACATAGATGGGTTTGGTAAGTTCTTTTACCAAGCTATTTTGAATCGAGACCATAATGTGGTTCTTTTTTCTGTGCTTGCAGGATCCACACTATCTTTGCTGGGTTATTTGATTGGCGACATAGCGTATGCTTTTTTAGATCCCCGCGTGCAATTTGATAAGGCGAGGAGGTAG